Proteins encoded within one genomic window of Amycolatopsis sp. 2-15:
- a CDS encoding response regulator, which yields MPIQVLLVDDHELVRRGLRDLLGDEADIEVVAEAGGVEEALAVAMHVEPDVAVVDVRLGDGDGITLCRELRSKPNPPACLMLTAFDDEEAMVGAIMAGASGYLLKQVRGQDVVNAVREVAAGHSLLDPVSTARVLDKLRHPPTDDLAALTDRERDVLELIGQGMSNREIAERLFLAEKTVKNYVTSVLAKLGMQRRTQAAAWIARRGK from the coding sequence ATGCCGATCCAGGTGCTGCTCGTCGACGACCACGAACTGGTCCGCCGTGGCCTGCGCGACCTGCTGGGCGACGAGGCGGACATCGAGGTGGTCGCCGAGGCCGGGGGTGTCGAGGAGGCGCTGGCCGTCGCGATGCACGTGGAGCCGGACGTCGCGGTGGTCGACGTCCGCCTCGGCGACGGCGACGGCATCACCCTGTGCCGTGAGCTGCGCTCCAAGCCCAACCCGCCGGCCTGCCTCATGCTCACCGCGTTCGACGACGAGGAAGCCATGGTCGGCGCGATCATGGCGGGCGCGTCGGGCTACCTGCTCAAGCAGGTGCGCGGCCAGGACGTGGTCAACGCCGTCCGCGAGGTCGCCGCCGGTCACTCCCTGCTCGACCCCGTCTCCACGGCCCGCGTGCTCGACAAACTCCGCCACCCGCCCACCGACGACCTCGCCGCCCTCACTGACCGCGAACGCGACGTGCTGGAGCTCATCGGCCAGGGCATGTCCAACCGCGAAATCGCCGAACGCCTGTTCCTGGCCGAAAAAACGGTCAAGAACTACGTCACCTCGGTCCTCGCCAAGCTCGGCATGCAACGCCGCACCCAAGCCGCCGCCTGGATCGCCCGCCGCGGCAAGTGA
- a CDS encoding IS110 family transposase translates to MSSSFGVFLGLDVGKGGHHAVGLDPDGKRLHDGPLPNTEPKLRALFAKLAQHGTLLVVVDQPATIGALPVAVARAAGHQVAYLPGLAMRRIADLYPGRAKTDARDAFVIADAARSLPHTLRPVDVGDDALAELDVLVGFDDDLAGEATRIANRIRGLLTGIHPALERAIGPRISHPAVLELLSRCGGPAGIAKAGRRKLAAIAKVHAPRMGDALVDAIMTALDEQPVTVPGTAAADTVLPRLADSLKTVLQQRKAVAEQVEGILDAHPLAGVLISMPGIGVRTAARILLEIGDASNFKSSGHLAAYAGIAPVTRSSGSSIKGEHPARTGNRKLKRAFFLAAFAALADPTSRTYYDRKRAEGKKHNAALICLARRRCDVLYAMLRNGTHYRHPEPAPTTTAA, encoded by the coding sequence ATGAGCAGCAGTTTCGGGGTGTTCCTCGGCCTGGATGTCGGCAAAGGTGGCCACCACGCGGTCGGCCTGGACCCGGACGGGAAGCGGCTGCATGACGGGCCGCTGCCCAACACCGAACCGAAGCTGCGGGCGCTGTTCGCCAAGCTCGCCCAGCACGGAACGCTGCTGGTCGTGGTGGACCAGCCGGCCACGATCGGGGCGCTGCCGGTCGCGGTCGCACGCGCGGCAGGGCATCAGGTGGCCTACCTGCCCGGACTGGCGATGCGCCGCATTGCCGATCTCTACCCGGGCCGGGCGAAGACCGATGCCCGGGACGCGTTCGTCATCGCCGATGCTGCTCGCTCGCTGCCGCACACGCTGCGGCCGGTCGACGTCGGCGACGACGCCTTGGCCGAGCTGGATGTGCTGGTCGGGTTCGATGACGACCTGGCCGGCGAGGCCACCCGCATCGCCAACCGGATCCGTGGTCTGCTCACCGGTATCCACCCCGCCCTCGAACGCGCCATCGGACCACGGATCAGCCACCCGGCCGTTCTGGAACTCCTCTCCCGCTGCGGCGGACCGGCCGGCATCGCCAAAGCGGGCCGCCGCAAACTCGCCGCGATCGCCAAAGTCCACGCACCCCGCATGGGCGACGCACTCGTCGACGCAATCATGACCGCTCTCGACGAGCAACCCGTCACCGTTCCAGGCACCGCAGCCGCAGACACCGTGCTGCCCCGGCTCGCGGACAGCCTGAAAACCGTGCTTCAGCAACGCAAAGCCGTCGCCGAGCAGGTCGAGGGGATACTCGATGCGCACCCTCTTGCCGGGGTCCTGATCTCGATGCCCGGCATCGGGGTCAGGACCGCAGCCCGCATCCTGCTGGAGATCGGTGACGCCTCGAACTTCAAGTCCTCCGGGCACTTGGCCGCCTACGCGGGCATCGCCCCTGTCACCCGCAGTTCTGGGTCTTCGATCAAGGGCGAACATCCCGCGCGAACCGGCAACCGCAAGCTCAAACGCGCCTTTTTCCTCGCCGCGTTCGCCGCCCTGGCAGACCCGACCAGCAGGACCTACTACGACCGCAAACGCGCCGAGGGCAAGAAACACAACGCAGCACTCATCTGCCTGGCCCGCCGCCGCTGCGACGTCCTCTACGCCATGCTGCGCAACGGCACCCACTACCGCCACCCCGAACCCGCTCCCACCACAACCGCGGCTTGA
- a CDS encoding GAF domain-containing sensor histidine kinase, translated as MDPTLAARALSAATEITSTALSGDDPEAVLDTVVIRAAELADADLGLAMVSADDGHVVVEAAVDPGGAGRALQGLTLPADSAAGRVARGGEPVVSDNFVVDPRTAPFVPDELRGFGPFAAAPFGSGGRVLGALTVYRLQGREPFSAGTVEMLVAFAAQAGVVLALAEGANARHRVTLYQERERIARELHDVIVQRLYGAGMQLDRVRRNMRKRFAQADGARLSDAIDQLDQTIEEIRGTVRALRSPEPRHDTGTPTDLAESARGEVRIAGELLGYPPTLELSGEFADIPAASADHIRAALREALSNVVRHSGASETRVSLTRDRDGVKLRVRDNGSGVPQGVATRGLRHLAERADTAGGKFFINSSPSLGTLVAFDLPLD; from the coding sequence ATGGACCCGACACTTGCCGCGCGGGCGTTGTCCGCTGCCACCGAGATCACCAGCACCGCGTTGTCCGGGGACGACCCGGAGGCCGTGCTGGACACCGTCGTGATCCGCGCCGCCGAGCTGGCCGACGCCGACCTCGGGCTGGCCATGGTCAGTGCCGACGACGGACACGTCGTGGTGGAGGCCGCCGTCGACCCGGGCGGCGCCGGCCGCGCGCTGCAGGGCCTGACCTTGCCCGCCGATTCCGCCGCCGGCCGCGTCGCGCGTGGCGGCGAGCCGGTGGTCAGCGACAACTTCGTCGTCGACCCGCGCACCGCACCCTTCGTGCCCGACGAACTCCGCGGCTTCGGCCCCTTCGCCGCCGCGCCGTTCGGCTCCGGCGGCCGGGTCCTCGGCGCGCTCACGGTCTACCGCCTGCAGGGCCGCGAGCCGTTCTCCGCGGGGACCGTCGAGATGCTCGTGGCGTTCGCCGCGCAGGCAGGCGTCGTGCTCGCACTCGCCGAGGGCGCCAACGCCCGCCACCGCGTGACGCTCTACCAAGAGCGCGAACGCATCGCCCGCGAGCTGCACGACGTGATCGTGCAGCGCCTCTACGGCGCCGGCATGCAGCTCGACCGCGTGCGCCGCAACATGCGCAAGCGCTTCGCCCAAGCCGACGGCGCGCGGCTGTCCGATGCCATCGACCAGCTCGACCAGACCATCGAGGAAATCCGCGGCACCGTGCGAGCCCTGCGCTCACCCGAACCACGCCACGACACCGGCACACCGACCGACCTCGCCGAGTCGGCCCGCGGCGAAGTCCGCATCGCCGGCGAACTCCTCGGCTACCCGCCGACCCTCGAGCTCTCCGGCGAGTTCGCCGACATCCCCGCCGCAAGCGCCGACCACATCCGCGCGGCACTGCGCGAAGCACTGTCCAATGTGGTCCGCCACTCCGGCGCGAGCGAGACGCGCGTGTCGCTGACCCGCGACCGCGACGGTGTGAAACTCCGTGTGCGCGACAACGGATCCGGTGTACCCCAAGGCGTCGCCACCCGGGGCCTGCGTCACCTCGCCGAACGTGCCGACACCGCCGGCGGGAAGTTCTTCATCAACTCCTCACCGAGCCTCGGCACACTCGTCGCCTTCGATCTCCCTCTGGACTAG
- the cydC gene encoding thiol reductant ABC exporter subunit CydC has product MITLPGRTTLSAPRSTVDQVRPGKGPLGALSALGPAARRALLLVAVLSFINAVFLVAQAFLLADVLASIVSTGIGGRTAQLAALFALVAGRALAGWAVRVVSARAAATAQQDLRARVVSHSLRLGPEWLARRGDGSLTELVTRGLDALDAYFREYLPALVTAAVVPLAAGAAILWMDWPSAVIVLVTVPLLPVFAVLVGKFTADRVAGATDAVHRMSGLLLELVRALPVLTAFRRADAQSATVARVSDRHRRATLKTLRVAFSSAFVLELVATLSVALVAVVIGVRLVSGSLPLAIGLGVLILVPECYQPLRAVGAAFHASEDGVEAVRRVTDVLAEPASHFGTRLPPRGQLTVSNLSIARRGGFAPDGSSFSARRGQTTWLRAPSGGGKSTTLAALLGFLPTYDGTITLGDVPLASVDIDRWRADVAWVPQSPVFSGGTVREEVSGSAAVASVAGSGTAGRRPATAASGLASAGSDGVDETDAVGTASAAFNLPVGDFVADSGGFGSGAVGAVGVREGVAGEADVVEEVLAELGLSGSGERPVGQLSLGQRQRVAVARALVKVRAGAWLLLLDEPTAHLDEVNARRVMGAVERAVAGGAAAIIAAHERSAAVAVVDEKPLSGKTSADTVGAGRPLPWRFLLDRRLFSGAVLGAVALLAGVALTATSGWLIAKASLQPPILTLTVAVVGVRAFGLGRAALRYAERLVTHDAAFRIAGRLRVRLWDSLVRLGPARALAAGEGQRRLVTDVDTVRDLLPRVVSPPVVVGLVAAGAIAVQTVVLPSAGLLLAAAVVVSLAAPRLALLTERHATAALAAGRRDVAARVLVLFTSAAELIAYGTAPARRRSLLAIDAQLTATTRRQAFGAGAADALIVLATGIAAVGSTLLAAPAVASGQMAGVMAPLLALVPLALAEVLSLLPPAATHWDPLRAARVRLGDLDSAAGAEPALPGEAAPVARLAKGHERAAEPEPGPSAVRLRGADLGWPGGETVLTDVTLDIEPGTYVAVVGPSGAGKSTLVAALLGFLEPRVGEVAVPGRVSWAPQEAMLVSTSVAENLRLADPRATDDDVRRVLDLAQLPELDAATVLDSAGTGLSGGQAQRVALARALLAAPTADLVLLDEPTAHLDERTARALRATLRTELAGRTVVHVTHSLDEQLDADVVLEVRGGQVLERQAVPAARGDW; this is encoded by the coding sequence GTGATCACGCTTCCCGGCCGCACCACCCTTTCCGCCCCGAGGTCCACAGTGGACCAGGTGCGGCCGGGCAAGGGGCCGCTCGGCGCGCTCTCGGCTCTCGGGCCGGCCGCGCGCCGGGCGCTGCTCCTCGTGGCGGTGCTCTCGTTCATCAACGCGGTTTTCCTTGTGGCGCAAGCTTTTCTTTTGGCCGACGTACTCGCGTCTATCGTCTCCACGGGGATCGGGGGCCGCACCGCCCAGCTGGCCGCTCTGTTCGCGCTCGTCGCGGGCAGGGCGCTCGCCGGCTGGGCGGTGCGGGTGGTCTCCGCGCGCGCCGCGGCGACGGCGCAGCAGGACCTGCGCGCCCGCGTCGTCTCCCACAGCCTGCGGCTCGGCCCGGAGTGGCTGGCCCGCCGCGGCGACGGCTCGTTGACGGAGCTGGTCACCCGCGGCTTGGACGCGCTCGACGCCTACTTCCGCGAATACCTGCCCGCCTTGGTGACGGCCGCGGTGGTCCCCCTTGCGGCGGGCGCGGCGATCCTGTGGATGGATTGGCCGTCGGCGGTGATCGTGCTGGTGACCGTCCCGCTGCTGCCGGTTTTCGCGGTGCTGGTCGGCAAGTTCACGGCCGACCGCGTGGCCGGCGCGACGGACGCCGTGCACCGGATGTCGGGCCTCCTGCTGGAACTGGTGCGCGCTCTGCCGGTGCTCACGGCGTTCCGCCGCGCCGACGCGCAGTCGGCCACCGTGGCCCGCGTCTCGGACCGCCACCGCCGTGCGACTTTGAAGACTTTGCGGGTCGCGTTCTCTTCGGCTTTCGTGCTCGAACTGGTCGCCACGTTGTCCGTGGCGCTGGTCGCCGTCGTGATCGGCGTGCGGCTGGTCTCCGGCTCGTTGCCCCTGGCCATCGGGCTGGGCGTGCTGATCCTGGTCCCCGAGTGCTACCAGCCGTTGCGCGCGGTGGGCGCGGCCTTCCACGCGAGCGAAGACGGCGTCGAGGCGGTCCGCCGCGTCACCGACGTCCTCGCCGAGCCGGCCTCGCACTTCGGCACGCGCCTCCCGCCCCGTGGACAACTCACCGTGTCCAACCTGAGCATCGCCCGCCGCGGCGGCTTCGCCCCCGATGGCTCCTCGTTCTCCGCCCGCCGCGGCCAAACGACCTGGCTCCGCGCCCCCAGCGGCGGCGGCAAATCCACCACCCTCGCCGCCCTCCTCGGCTTCCTCCCGACCTACGACGGCACCATCACCCTCGGCGACGTCCCCCTCGCTTCGGTGGACATCGATCGCTGGCGTGCGGATGTGGCGTGGGTGCCGCAGTCGCCGGTGTTCAGCGGTGGGACGGTTCGCGAGGAGGTGTCGGGCTCGGCTGCTGTTGCTTCGGTCGCCGGCTCGGGCACGGCTGGCCGCAGGCCCGCGACCGCGGCTTCCGGCCTGGCCTCGGCCGGCTCCGACGGTGTCGACGAGACCGATGCAGTCGGGACTGCCTCTGCTGCCTTCAACCTGCCTGTGGGTGACTTCGTTGCCGACTCGGGTGGGTTTGGCTCTGGTGCCGTCGGCGCGGTCGGCGTTCGAGAGGGCGTCGCCGGTGAGGCGGATGTTGTCGAGGAGGTGCTGGCGGAGCTGGGGTTGTCGGGGTCGGGGGAGCGGCCCGTCGGGCAGCTGTCGTTGGGGCAGCGGCAGCGGGTGGCTGTCGCGCGGGCGTTGGTGAAGGTGCGGGCGGGCGCTTGGCTGCTGTTGCTCGACGAGCCGACGGCCCACCTCGACGAGGTCAACGCGCGGCGCGTCATGGGCGCCGTCGAGCGGGCCGTGGCAGGTGGGGCGGCGGCGATCATCGCGGCGCACGAGCGGTCGGCGGCGGTGGCGGTGGTGGATGAGAAGCCGTTGTCCGGCAAGACTTCAGCCGACACCGTGGGGGCTGGGCGGCCGTTGCCGTGGCGGTTCCTGCTTGACCGTCGGCTGTTTTCCGGAGCCGTGCTCGGTGCGGTGGCGCTGTTGGCGGGCGTCGCGCTGACGGCGACGTCGGGGTGGCTGATCGCGAAGGCGTCGTTGCAGCCGCCGATCCTGACGTTGACCGTCGCGGTGGTGGGGGTTCGCGCGTTCGGGCTCGGGCGCGCGGCGCTGCGCTACGCCGAACGTCTCGTCACGCACGACGCCGCGTTCCGCATCGCCGGGCGGCTGCGCGTTCGGCTGTGGGACTCGCTGGTCCGCCTCGGCCCGGCGCGCGCTTTGGCGGCCGGCGAGGGGCAGCGTCGGCTGGTCACCGATGTCGACACCGTCCGCGATCTGCTGCCGCGGGTGGTCTCGCCGCCGGTCGTCGTCGGGCTCGTCGCGGCGGGTGCGATCGCGGTGCAGACGGTCGTTCTTCCGTCCGCTGGCCTGCTTCTCGCCGCTGCCGTGGTGGTCAGTCTCGCGGCACCCCGGCTCGCGCTCCTGACCGAGCGCCACGCGACGGCTGCCCTCGCCGCCGGACGCCGCGACGTCGCCGCGCGGGTCCTCGTGCTCTTCACCTCCGCGGCCGAGCTCATCGCTTACGGCACCGCGCCCGCGCGCCGCCGTTCGCTGCTCGCGATCGACGCACAGCTGACCGCCACCACCCGTCGTCAAGCCTTCGGCGCCGGTGCGGCTGATGCCCTGATCGTCCTCGCCACGGGCATCGCCGCCGTGGGTAGCACGCTTCTCGCCGCGCCGGCTGTCGCGTCCGGCCAAATGGCGGGCGTCATGGCTCCGCTGCTGGCGCTGGTCCCCTTGGCCCTCGCCGAAGTTCTCTCCCTGCTGCCCCCGGCGGCCACCCACTGGGACCCGCTCCGCGCTGCCCGTGTCCGTCTGGGTGACCTCGACTCCGCTGCCGGAGCAGAGCCGGCGCTGCCTGGCGAAGCGGCGCCGGTGGCGCGACTTGCCAAGGGGCACGAGCGCGCAGCGGAGCCCGAACCGGGACCGAGCGCCGTGCGGCTTCGTGGCGCCGACCTGGGCTGGCCCGGCGGCGAAACCGTGCTCACCGACGTCACCCTCGACATCGAGCCCGGAACCTACGTCGCCGTCGTGGGCCCGAGCGGGGCGGGAAAGTCGACGCTGGTGGCGGCGTTGCTGGGGTTCCTGGAGCCCCGCGTGGGGGAGGTCGCGGTGCCCGGGCGGGTGTCGTGGGCGCCGCAGGAGGCGATGCTGGTGTCGACGAGCGTGGCGGAGAACCTGCGCCTCGCGGACCCCCGGGCGACCGACGACGACGTTCGCCGGGTGCTCGACCTCGCGCAGCTGCCGGAGCTCGACGCGGCGACCGTCCTCGACAGCGCCGGCACCGGGCTTTCCGGTGGCCAGGCCCAGCGCGTCGCACTGGCGCGGGCGTTGCTGGCGGCGCCGACGGCCGACCTCGTGCTGCTCGACGAGCCCACCGCGCACCTCGACGAACGGACCGCTCGCGCCCTGCGCGCCACGTTGCGTACCGAGCTCGCCGGCCGCACCGTCGTGCACGTCACCCACAGCCTCGACGAGCAGCTCGACGCCGACGTCGTGCTGGAGGTCCGCGGCGGCCAGGTGCTCGAACGGCAAGCGGTACCAGCCGCGAGGGGTGATTGGTGA
- the cydB gene encoding cytochrome d ubiquinol oxidase subunit II has translation MTLQLVWFGIIALFWLGYLFLEGFDFGVGMLLPVLGRDNTERRVMVNTIGPVWDGNEVWLIVAAGATFAAFPDWYATLFSGAYLPLLLVLLALIGRGVAFEYRGKVDSERWRRTWDRVLMVGSWIPPLGVGLLLATTVLGLPLDTTGNRVGSPFEAVRWDTLLGALAVVGFSLVHGAAFLALKTSGAVRERARALALRLLPVALLPMVAFLIVVQVRAGQVWTLVALVVSVVAAIVAWLRLRADRDGQAFAALGVVIAAAAVTMFGALYPNVLPSTGDPANSLTIAQAAASPYALKVITWVAAFGAPAVLVYQGWTYWVFRKRIGVQHIPAVHAP, from the coding sequence ATGACGCTGCAGCTGGTGTGGTTCGGGATCATCGCGCTGTTCTGGCTCGGGTACCTGTTCCTCGAGGGCTTCGACTTCGGTGTCGGGATGCTGCTGCCCGTGCTCGGGCGCGACAACACCGAGCGGCGCGTCATGGTCAACACCATCGGGCCGGTGTGGGACGGCAACGAGGTGTGGCTGATCGTCGCGGCCGGCGCCACGTTCGCGGCGTTCCCCGATTGGTACGCGACGCTGTTCTCGGGCGCCTACCTGCCGTTGCTGCTCGTGCTGCTGGCGTTGATCGGCCGCGGGGTCGCGTTCGAGTACCGCGGCAAGGTCGACTCCGAGCGCTGGCGGCGTACGTGGGACCGCGTGCTCATGGTCGGCTCGTGGATCCCGCCGCTTGGCGTCGGGCTGCTGCTCGCGACGACCGTGCTCGGCCTGCCGCTCGACACCACCGGCAACCGCGTCGGCTCACCGTTCGAGGCCGTGCGGTGGGACACCCTGCTGGGCGCGCTCGCCGTGGTCGGGTTCTCGCTGGTGCACGGGGCGGCGTTCCTGGCGCTGAAGACGTCGGGCGCGGTGCGGGAACGGGCGCGCGCGCTGGCGTTGCGGCTGCTGCCGGTGGCGCTGCTGCCGATGGTCGCGTTCCTCATCGTGGTGCAGGTGCGCGCGGGGCAGGTGTGGACGTTGGTCGCGCTTGTGGTCAGCGTGGTTGCCGCAATCGTCGCGTGGCTGCGGCTGCGCGCCGACCGTGACGGGCAGGCGTTCGCCGCGCTGGGCGTGGTGATCGCGGCCGCCGCGGTGACGATGTTCGGGGCGCTGTACCCGAACGTGCTGCCGTCGACGGGCGACCCGGCCAACTCGCTGACGATCGCGCAGGCCGCCGCGAGCCCGTACGCGCTGAAGGTGATCACGTGGGTCGCGGCGTTCGGCGCGCCGGCTGTGCTCGTCTACCAAGGTTGGACCTACTGGGTTTTCCGCAAGCGCATCGGCGTCCAGCACATCCCGGCGGTGCACGCACCGTGA
- a CDS encoding cytochrome ubiquinol oxidase subunit I has product MDVLELARWQFGITTVYHFLMVPLTIGLSVLVAGMQTAWVRTGNERYFKMTKFWGKLLLVNFAMGVVTGIVQEFQFGMTWSAYSRFVGDVFGAPLAMEGLVAFFVESTFLGLWIFGWDRLPKRVHLACAWAFALATMASAYFILAANSWMQHPVGVEFVNGKPTMNSIFAVLGNNTALAAIPHTLAGAFSVAAAFLVGVAGWHLWRRRSASDSDAGVHRDVWRASLRLGAWVGIAAFAVLAITGDTQGKLMFQQQPMKMASAEALCHTEKPASFSILAIGDVAGANCEDVKTFTVPALLSFLAHNDFSTEVPGVENLIGQYQAKYGTNYPNDPDLGPLAGKPIDYVPNLPVTYWGFRAMIGFGAIGAGIGLLALWLTRRGRIPSGRLFPLLLVAGIATPFIGNSAGWIFTEMGRQPFVVAPNPTGVEGMWMFTAQAVSKLSVGEVWTSLISLTVLYLGLGVVELFLMRKYVRGGIEGVLPPPAHGGEAGSDDKLSFAY; this is encoded by the coding sequence GTGGACGTCCTTGAGCTCGCGCGGTGGCAGTTCGGCATCACCACCGTGTACCACTTCCTGATGGTCCCGCTGACCATCGGACTTTCGGTGCTCGTCGCGGGGATGCAGACCGCCTGGGTGCGTACGGGCAACGAGCGCTACTTCAAGATGACCAAGTTCTGGGGGAAGCTCCTCCTGGTCAACTTCGCCATGGGCGTGGTGACCGGGATCGTGCAGGAGTTCCAGTTCGGGATGACCTGGAGCGCCTACTCCCGCTTCGTCGGCGACGTGTTCGGCGCGCCGCTGGCGATGGAGGGGCTCGTCGCGTTCTTCGTGGAGTCGACCTTCCTCGGCCTGTGGATCTTCGGCTGGGACCGGCTGCCGAAACGCGTGCACCTGGCGTGCGCCTGGGCGTTCGCCCTGGCGACGATGGCCTCGGCCTACTTCATCCTGGCCGCGAACTCGTGGATGCAGCACCCGGTCGGGGTGGAGTTCGTGAACGGCAAGCCGACGATGAACTCGATCTTCGCGGTGCTGGGCAACAACACGGCGCTGGCGGCGATCCCGCACACGCTGGCCGGGGCGTTCTCGGTGGCGGCTGCGTTCCTCGTCGGGGTGGCAGGCTGGCACCTGTGGCGGCGCCGTTCGGCTTCGGACTCGGACGCCGGCGTGCACCGGGACGTCTGGCGGGCGTCGCTGCGGCTCGGTGCCTGGGTCGGGATCGCCGCGTTCGCGGTGCTGGCCATCACGGGTGACACGCAGGGCAAGCTGATGTTCCAGCAGCAGCCGATGAAGATGGCGTCGGCGGAAGCGTTGTGCCACACGGAGAAGCCGGCGAGCTTCTCGATCCTGGCGATCGGCGACGTCGCGGGGGCCAACTGCGAGGACGTGAAGACGTTCACCGTGCCGGCGCTGCTCTCGTTCCTCGCGCACAACGACTTTTCCACCGAGGTGCCGGGGGTGGAAAACCTGATCGGCCAGTACCAGGCGAAGTACGGCACCAACTACCCGAACGACCCCGACCTGGGGCCGCTGGCGGGCAAGCCGATCGATTACGTGCCCAACCTGCCGGTGACCTACTGGGGATTCCGCGCCATGATCGGCTTCGGCGCGATCGGGGCGGGGATCGGTCTGCTGGCCCTGTGGCTCACGCGCCGCGGCCGGATCCCGAGTGGGCGCTTGTTCCCGTTGCTGCTGGTCGCGGGCATCGCGACGCCGTTCATCGGCAACAGCGCGGGCTGGATCTTCACGGAGATGGGGCGTCAGCCGTTCGTGGTGGCGCCGAACCCGACGGGCGTCGAGGGCATGTGGATGTTCACGGCGCAGGCGGTGTCGAAGCTGTCGGTCGGTGAGGTGTGGACGTCGCTGATCTCGCTCACGGTGCTCTACCTGGGGTTGGGCGTGGTGGAGCTGTTCCTGATGCGCAAGTACGTGCGCGGTGGGATCGAAGGGGTTCTGCCGCCGCCTGCGCACGGTGGGGAGGCGGGTTCGGATGACAAGTTGTCGTTCGCTTACTGA
- the cutA gene encoding divalent-cation tolerance protein CutA, translating to MPADHVVVSTTVDKEATARNIATSAVEARLAACAQIVGPITSVYRWEGKVRTDYEWRVECKTAADRAGALEEFLNVRHTYALPEIVVTPIVGGSPRYLSWVVEQTR from the coding sequence ATGCCTGCTGACCACGTGGTCGTGTCCACCACTGTCGACAAAGAAGCGACCGCTCGGAACATCGCCACGAGCGCCGTCGAGGCGCGGCTCGCTGCCTGCGCCCAGATTGTGGGGCCGATCACGAGCGTGTACCGCTGGGAGGGCAAGGTGCGCACCGACTACGAGTGGCGCGTCGAGTGCAAGACGGCGGCCGACCGCGCGGGCGCGCTGGAGGAGTTCCTGAACGTGCGCCACACCTACGCCCTGCCGGAGATCGTGGTGACCCCGATCGTCGGCGGGAGCCCGCGGTACCTGTCGTGGGTGGTGGAGCAGACCCGGTAG
- a CDS encoding TMEM165/GDT1 family protein, with the protein MSPALITLISAFGLVLAVELPDKTLVATLVLTTRFRAWPVFAGVCVAFAIQCVIAVAFGSVLTLLPETVVSLLVAAMFGIGAFMLLREGFSEADEAADDAARLGAAPKSFLRSALTSFGVLFAAEWGDASQLATAGLVARLGNPFAVGLGAFVALVSVAGLAVFVGAKIRSRIRPKLIQRTAGFLFAGFAAFALVQLAF; encoded by the coding sequence ATGTCTCCCGCACTCATCACTCTCATCAGCGCGTTCGGCCTGGTCCTGGCAGTGGAACTGCCCGACAAGACCCTGGTCGCAACGCTGGTGCTGACCACGCGTTTCCGCGCGTGGCCGGTATTCGCCGGGGTGTGCGTGGCATTCGCGATCCAGTGTGTTATAGCCGTCGCGTTCGGCAGTGTGCTCACCCTTCTTCCGGAAACCGTGGTTTCCCTGCTCGTGGCCGCGATGTTCGGTATCGGCGCCTTCATGCTCCTGCGCGAAGGATTCAGCGAAGCCGACGAAGCGGCCGACGACGCCGCACGTCTCGGCGCGGCGCCGAAGTCCTTCCTGCGCTCCGCGCTGACGTCGTTCGGCGTGCTCTTCGCCGCCGAGTGGGGCGACGCGTCGCAGCTGGCGACGGCGGGGCTCGTCGCGCGGCTCGGCAACCCGTTCGCGGTCGGACTGGGCGCGTTCGTCGCGCTGGTCTCCGTCGCGGGGCTCGCGGTGTTCGTCGGCGCGAAGATCCGCAGCCGCATCCGGCCGAAGCTCATCCAGCGCACGGCGGGGTTCCTGTTCGCCGGATTCGCCGCGTTCGCCCTGGTCCAGCTCGCCTTCTGA
- a CDS encoding DUF998 domain-containing protein, with protein MPKAVPAAVSPVHGRLALAGMALAVAIAADLHLRLSAQVSPVWQTLSEYVYGHLGGRSAAPLFSAMCLALALGSVALLAGLVKARRSPAVVVLLGVWCAGLTICATVPVDPDGQARTLDGQLHNAAALTAFLALPAAAWLLTRRGAPKCPWEPRRTTIRGLAVASFASVLIVLGGFVFTLITGPAQEVTLGLFERLLFCVDLALLLTMVRPLLAAARR; from the coding sequence ATGCCGAAGGCCGTGCCCGCCGCCGTGTCCCCCGTGCACGGCCGGCTCGCGCTGGCCGGCATGGCGCTCGCGGTGGCCATCGCGGCTGACCTGCACCTGCGACTGTCGGCGCAGGTCAGCCCGGTGTGGCAGACGCTGTCGGAGTACGTCTACGGCCACCTCGGCGGCCGCTCGGCCGCGCCGCTGTTCAGCGCGATGTGCCTGGCGCTGGCGCTCGGTTCCGTGGCGCTGCTGGCCGGGCTCGTGAAGGCCCGGCGCTCGCCCGCGGTCGTCGTGCTGCTCGGCGTGTGGTGCGCGGGCCTCACGATCTGCGCGACCGTCCCCGTCGACCCCGACGGCCAGGCCCGCACGTTAGACGGCCAGCTCCACAACGCGGCCGCCCTCACCGCGTTCCTCGCCCTGCCGGCCGCCGCTTGGCTGCTCACCCGCCGCGGCGCGCCGAAATGTCCTTGGGAACCGCGGCGCACCACGATCCGCGGCCTGGCCGTCGCGAGCTTCGCCAGCGTGCTGATCGTGCTCGGCGGCTTCGTCTTCACGCTCATCACCGGCCCCGCGCAGGAAGTGACGCTGGGGCTGTTCGAGCGGCTGCTGTTCTGCGTGGACCTGGCTCTGCTGCTCACCATGGTGCGACCGCTGCTGGCGGCCGCGCGCCGCTAG